A stretch of Labrus mixtus chromosome 7, fLabMix1.1, whole genome shotgun sequence DNA encodes these proteins:
- the slc12a5a gene encoding solute carrier family 12 member 5 isoform X1, whose translation MLNNLTDTEEGDGGAQSQGDSNPKESSPFINSSDAAAEKSQQYDGKNMALFEEEMDTSPMVSSLLSSLANYSNLPQGSKEHEEAENNEAETSRKKPVKAPQLGTLMGVYLPCIQNIFGVILFLRMTWLVGIGGVIGTFVIVTMCCTTTMLTAISMSAIATNGVVPAGGSYYMISRSLGPEFGGAVGICFYLGTTFAGAMYILGAIELLLIYIVPKAAIFPLEGLEGAEAEAALLNNMRVYGTILLFSMATVVFVGVKYVNKLALVFLACVILSILAVYAGVIKTAVDPPVFPVCLLGNRTLVSKNFDVCAKTIETANGTVTTQMWRIFCDSPFLNATCDKYFASNNVSQIQGIPGVTSGILAENLFGTYYEKGDLIARTNMESVEDADDPLTNSNRYVLADITSFFTLLVGIYFPSVTGIMAGSNRSGDLRDAQKSIPIGTIAAITTTSIVYMSSVILFGACIEGVVLRDKFGEGVHGNLVIGTLAWPSPWVIVIGSFFSTCGAGLQSLTGAPRLMQAIAKDSIVPALRIFGHGKANGEPTWSLLLTACICEIGIIIASLDAVAPILSMFFLMCYMFVNLACALQTLLRTPNWRPRFKFYHWTLSFLGMSLCLTLMFLCSWYYAIVAMVIAGSIYKYIEFAGAEKEWGDGIRGLSLSAARYALMRLEEGPPHTKNWRPQLLVLVSTDSEQNVEQPRLLSLTNQLKAGKGLTIVGTALEGTFLENSDRSQRAEQALRKLMETEKVKGFSQVTVSSNLRDATSHLLQASGLGGLKHNAVLVSWPRNWKQGDENQTWRNFIELVRETTAAHLAMLVPKNISAFPSNGERFTEGHIDVWWIVHDGGMLMLLPFLLRQHKVWRKCKMRIFTVAQLDDNSIQMKKDLTTFLYHLRIDAMVEVVEMHDSDISAYTYEKTLVMEQRSQMLKQINLTKTEREREIQSITDSSRGSIRRKNPAAVTTQLSVTEEPPAASTEEKPEEESKSASSPVSTPAQVQLIHDNTNPASPATPATPVTPGEGAKSPGEQVQMTWTEKLDGEPAKPPGAATPEGIKDIFNMKPEWENLNQFNVRRMHTALRLNEVIIKKSSEAKLVLLNMPGPPKNRTGDENYMEFLEVLTDGLNRVLLVRGGGREVITIYS comes from the exons GTGATAGTAACCCCAAGGAGAGCAGCCCCTTCATCAACAGCAgtgatgctgctgcagagaagAGCCAGCAGTATGACGGCAAGAACATGGCCTTGTTCGAG gaggagatggacACCAGCCCCATGGTGTCGTCTCTCCTCAGCAGCCTCGCCAACTACTCCAACCTGCCCCAAGGAAGCAAGGAGCACGAGGAGGCTGAGAACAACGAGGCCGAGACATCGCGCAAGAAACCCGTCAAG gCCCCCCAGCTCGGCACCCTGATGGGTGTGTACCTGCCGTGCATCCAGAACATCTTCGGCgtcatcctcttcctcaggATGACCTGGCTGGTGGGGATCGGAGGTGTCATTGGGACCTTCGTCATCGTCACCATGTGCTGTACCACA ACCATGCTGACTGCCATCTCAATGAGTGCCATCGCTACCAATGGAGTAGTGCCAG ctgGAGGCTCCTACTACATGATTTCCCGCTCGCTTGGCCCAGAGTTTGGGGGAGCAGTGGGGATCTGTTTCTATCTGGGGACCACCTTCGCTGGAGCGATGTACATCCTGGGGGCCATCGAGCTCCTCCTG ATCTACATAGTGCCAAAAGCAGCTATCTTCCCCCTGGAGGGTCTGGAGGGTGCCGAGGCAGAGGCCGCCCTGCTGAACAACATGCGTGTGTACGGGACCATCCTGCTGTTCTCCATGGCCACGGTGGTGTTTGTGGGCGTGAAGTACGTCAACAAGCTGGCCCTGGTGTTCCTGGCCTGCGTCATCCTCTCCATCCTGGCCGTCTACGCCGGGGTCATCAAGACAGCAGTCGATCCTCCAGTTTTCCC tgtgtgtCTCTTAGGCAACCGCACCTTAGTGTCGAAGAATTTTGATGTGTGTGCCAAGACCATTGAGACAGCTAACGGGACAGTCACCACCCAGATGTGGCGCATTTTCTGTGACTCACCTTTCCTCAACGCTACCTGCGACAAGTACTTTGCTTCCAACAATGTGTCTCAGATCCAGGGCATCCCGGGGGTCACCAGTGGAATCCTAGCAG AGAACCTGTTTGGGACCTACTATGAGAAGGGGGATCTGATTGCCAGAACCAACATGGAGTCAGTGGAAGATGCTGATGATCCTTTGACCAACTCAAACCGCTATGTGTTGGCCGACATCACCAGCTTCTTCACTCTGCTGGTCGGCATCTACTTCCCCTCTGTGACAG GGATCATGGCCGGCTCCAACCGATCGGGAGACCTGCGTGATGCCCAGAAGTCGATCCCCATTGGAACCATTGCAGccatcaccaccacctccaTTGTCT ATATGTCCAGTGTGATTCTGTTTGGTGCCTGCATCGAGGGTGTGGTCCTCAGGGACAA aTTTGGAGAAGGAGTCCACGGGAATTTGGTGATTGGCACATTGGCTTGGCCGTCACCATGGGTGATCGTGATTGGCTCCTTTTTCTCCACCTGTGGGGCGGGGCTTCAGAGTCTAACGGGAGCTCCTCGTCTCATGCAGGCCATCGCCAAGGACAGCATTGTGCCTGCCCTTCGG ATCTTTGGTCATGGAAAGGCAAATGGGGAGCCCACATGGTCCCTCCTGCTGACAGCGTGTATCTGCGAGATAGGTATCATCATTGCCTCCCTGGATGCTGTGGCTCCCATCCTCTCAAT GTTCTTCCTGATGTGCTACATGTTTGTAAACCTGGCCTGTGCCCTGCAGACCCTGCTGAGGACTCCCAACTGGAGACCTCGCTTTAAGTTTTACCACTG GACTCTGTCATTCCTGGGGATGAGCTTGTGTCTCACTCTAATGTTCCTCTGCTCATGGTACTACGCTATCGTCGCCATGGTAATTGCCGGCTCCATCTACAAGTACATCGAGTTTGCAGG tGCGGAGAAAGAGTGGGGTGATGGGATACGAGGTCTGTCTCTGAGCGCTGCACGTTACGCACTCATGCGGCTGGAGGAAGGTCCCCCTCACACCAAGAACTGGAG ACCCCAGCTGTTGGTGCTGGTCAGTACAGATTCAGAGCAGAATGTGGAGCAACCTCGTCTGCTCTCTCTGACCAACCAGCTGAAGGCAGGAAAAGGCCTGACAATCGTGGGAACAGCTCTGGAGGGAACCTTCCTGGAGAACTCCGACCGGAGTCAGCGTGCAGAGCAG GCGCTGCGTAAACTGATGGAGACGGAGAAGGTGAAGGGCTTCTCTCAAGTGACGGTGTCCTCAAACTTACGTGATGCCACTTCCCACCTCCTCCAGGCCAGTGGGCTGGGAGGCCTGAAACATAACGCTGTGCTGGTTTCCTGGCCACGCAACTGGAAGCAGGGAGACGAGAACCAGACCTGGAGGAACTTTATTG AGTTGGTCAGagaaaccacagctgctcactTGGCTATGCTCGTACCAAAGAACATCTCAGCCTTCCCGTCTAATGGCGAGCGCTTCACTGAGGGTCACATTGACGTGTGGTGGATTGTGCATGATGGAGGcatgctgatgctgctgccctTCCTTCTCCGACAGCACAAG GTGTGGAGGAAGTGCAAGATGCGCATCTTCACCGTGGCCCAGTTGGACGACAACAGCATCCAGATGAAAAAGGACCTGACCACATTCCTCTATCACCTCCGTATCGACGCCATGGTGGAAGTTGTAGAAATG CATGACAGCGACATCTCGGCCTACACTTATGAGAAGACTCTGGTGATGGAACAACGGTCGCAGATGCTTAAACAGATCAACCTGACCAAGACCGAGCGTGAGAGAGAG ATCCAGAGCATCACTGATTCATCCCGCGGGTCTATCCGCCGTAAGAATCCGGCTGCTGTGACCACCCAGCTGAGTGTGACCGAGGAGCCGCCAGCAGCCAGCACGGAGGAAAAGCCTGAGGAAGAG TCAAAGTCGGCCTCTTCCCCTGTTTCCACCCCTGCTCAGGTCCAGCTCATCCACGACAACACCAACCCAGCCAGCCCCGCAACCCCAGCCACCCCAGTGACCCCTGGAGAGGGGGCTAAGAGCCCCGGAGAGCAGGTCCAGATGACCTGGACCGAGAAGCTTGACGGGGAGCCTGCCAAGCCACCGGGCGCAGCCACACCCGAGGGCATCAAAGACATCTTCAACATGAAGCC
- the slc12a5a gene encoding solute carrier family 12 member 5 isoform X2: MLNNLTDTEEGDGGAQSQGDSNPKESSPFINSSDAAAEKSQQYDGKNMALFEEEMDTSPMVSSLLSSLANYSNLPQGSKEHEEAENNEAETSRKKPVKAPQLGTLMGVYLPCIQNIFGVILFLRMTWLVGIGGVIGTFVIVTMCCTTTMLTAISMSAIATNGVVPAGGSYYMISRSLGPEFGGAVGICFYLGTTFAGAMYILGAIELLLIYIVPKAAIFPLEGLEGAEAEAALLNNMRVYGTILLFSMATVVFVGVKYVNKLALVFLACVILSILAVYAGVIKTAVDPPVFPVCLLGNRTLVSKNFDVCAKTIETANGTVTTQMWRIFCDSPFLNATCDKYFASNNVSQIQGIPGVTSGILAENLFGTYYEKGDLIARTNMESVEDADDPLTNSNRYVLADITSFFTLLVGIYFPSVTGIMAGSNRSGDLRDAQKSIPIGTIAAITTTSIVYMSSVILFGACIEGVVLRDKFGEGVHGNLVIGTLAWPSPWVIVIGSFFSTCGAGLQSLTGAPRLMQAIAKDSIVPALRIFGHGKANGEPTWSLLLTACICEIGIIIASLDAVAPILSMFFLMCYMFVNLACALQTLLRTPNWRPRFKFYHWTLSFLGMSLCLTLMFLCSWYYAIVAMVIAGSIYKYIEFAGAEKEWGDGIRGLSLSAARYALMRLEEGPPHTKNWRPQLLVLVSTDSEQNVEQPRLLSLTNQLKAGKGLTIVGTALEGTFLENSDRSQRAEQALRKLMETEKVKGFSQVTVSSNLRDATSHLLQASGLGGLKHNAVLVSWPRNWKQGDENQTWRNFIELVRETTAAHLAMLVPKNISAFPSNGERFTEGHIDVWWIVHDGGMLMLLPFLLRQHKVWRKCKMRIFTVAQLDDNSIQMKKDLTTFLYHLRIDAMVEVVEMHDSDISAYTYEKTLVMEQRSQMLKQINLTKTEREREIQSITDSSRGSIRRKNPAAVTTQLSVTEEPPAASTEEKPEEEVQLIHDNTNPASPATPATPVTPGEGAKSPGEQVQMTWTEKLDGEPAKPPGAATPEGIKDIFNMKPEWENLNQFNVRRMHTALRLNEVIIKKSSEAKLVLLNMPGPPKNRTGDENYMEFLEVLTDGLNRVLLVRGGGREVITIYS; encoded by the exons GTGATAGTAACCCCAAGGAGAGCAGCCCCTTCATCAACAGCAgtgatgctgctgcagagaagAGCCAGCAGTATGACGGCAAGAACATGGCCTTGTTCGAG gaggagatggacACCAGCCCCATGGTGTCGTCTCTCCTCAGCAGCCTCGCCAACTACTCCAACCTGCCCCAAGGAAGCAAGGAGCACGAGGAGGCTGAGAACAACGAGGCCGAGACATCGCGCAAGAAACCCGTCAAG gCCCCCCAGCTCGGCACCCTGATGGGTGTGTACCTGCCGTGCATCCAGAACATCTTCGGCgtcatcctcttcctcaggATGACCTGGCTGGTGGGGATCGGAGGTGTCATTGGGACCTTCGTCATCGTCACCATGTGCTGTACCACA ACCATGCTGACTGCCATCTCAATGAGTGCCATCGCTACCAATGGAGTAGTGCCAG ctgGAGGCTCCTACTACATGATTTCCCGCTCGCTTGGCCCAGAGTTTGGGGGAGCAGTGGGGATCTGTTTCTATCTGGGGACCACCTTCGCTGGAGCGATGTACATCCTGGGGGCCATCGAGCTCCTCCTG ATCTACATAGTGCCAAAAGCAGCTATCTTCCCCCTGGAGGGTCTGGAGGGTGCCGAGGCAGAGGCCGCCCTGCTGAACAACATGCGTGTGTACGGGACCATCCTGCTGTTCTCCATGGCCACGGTGGTGTTTGTGGGCGTGAAGTACGTCAACAAGCTGGCCCTGGTGTTCCTGGCCTGCGTCATCCTCTCCATCCTGGCCGTCTACGCCGGGGTCATCAAGACAGCAGTCGATCCTCCAGTTTTCCC tgtgtgtCTCTTAGGCAACCGCACCTTAGTGTCGAAGAATTTTGATGTGTGTGCCAAGACCATTGAGACAGCTAACGGGACAGTCACCACCCAGATGTGGCGCATTTTCTGTGACTCACCTTTCCTCAACGCTACCTGCGACAAGTACTTTGCTTCCAACAATGTGTCTCAGATCCAGGGCATCCCGGGGGTCACCAGTGGAATCCTAGCAG AGAACCTGTTTGGGACCTACTATGAGAAGGGGGATCTGATTGCCAGAACCAACATGGAGTCAGTGGAAGATGCTGATGATCCTTTGACCAACTCAAACCGCTATGTGTTGGCCGACATCACCAGCTTCTTCACTCTGCTGGTCGGCATCTACTTCCCCTCTGTGACAG GGATCATGGCCGGCTCCAACCGATCGGGAGACCTGCGTGATGCCCAGAAGTCGATCCCCATTGGAACCATTGCAGccatcaccaccacctccaTTGTCT ATATGTCCAGTGTGATTCTGTTTGGTGCCTGCATCGAGGGTGTGGTCCTCAGGGACAA aTTTGGAGAAGGAGTCCACGGGAATTTGGTGATTGGCACATTGGCTTGGCCGTCACCATGGGTGATCGTGATTGGCTCCTTTTTCTCCACCTGTGGGGCGGGGCTTCAGAGTCTAACGGGAGCTCCTCGTCTCATGCAGGCCATCGCCAAGGACAGCATTGTGCCTGCCCTTCGG ATCTTTGGTCATGGAAAGGCAAATGGGGAGCCCACATGGTCCCTCCTGCTGACAGCGTGTATCTGCGAGATAGGTATCATCATTGCCTCCCTGGATGCTGTGGCTCCCATCCTCTCAAT GTTCTTCCTGATGTGCTACATGTTTGTAAACCTGGCCTGTGCCCTGCAGACCCTGCTGAGGACTCCCAACTGGAGACCTCGCTTTAAGTTTTACCACTG GACTCTGTCATTCCTGGGGATGAGCTTGTGTCTCACTCTAATGTTCCTCTGCTCATGGTACTACGCTATCGTCGCCATGGTAATTGCCGGCTCCATCTACAAGTACATCGAGTTTGCAGG tGCGGAGAAAGAGTGGGGTGATGGGATACGAGGTCTGTCTCTGAGCGCTGCACGTTACGCACTCATGCGGCTGGAGGAAGGTCCCCCTCACACCAAGAACTGGAG ACCCCAGCTGTTGGTGCTGGTCAGTACAGATTCAGAGCAGAATGTGGAGCAACCTCGTCTGCTCTCTCTGACCAACCAGCTGAAGGCAGGAAAAGGCCTGACAATCGTGGGAACAGCTCTGGAGGGAACCTTCCTGGAGAACTCCGACCGGAGTCAGCGTGCAGAGCAG GCGCTGCGTAAACTGATGGAGACGGAGAAGGTGAAGGGCTTCTCTCAAGTGACGGTGTCCTCAAACTTACGTGATGCCACTTCCCACCTCCTCCAGGCCAGTGGGCTGGGAGGCCTGAAACATAACGCTGTGCTGGTTTCCTGGCCACGCAACTGGAAGCAGGGAGACGAGAACCAGACCTGGAGGAACTTTATTG AGTTGGTCAGagaaaccacagctgctcactTGGCTATGCTCGTACCAAAGAACATCTCAGCCTTCCCGTCTAATGGCGAGCGCTTCACTGAGGGTCACATTGACGTGTGGTGGATTGTGCATGATGGAGGcatgctgatgctgctgccctTCCTTCTCCGACAGCACAAG GTGTGGAGGAAGTGCAAGATGCGCATCTTCACCGTGGCCCAGTTGGACGACAACAGCATCCAGATGAAAAAGGACCTGACCACATTCCTCTATCACCTCCGTATCGACGCCATGGTGGAAGTTGTAGAAATG CATGACAGCGACATCTCGGCCTACACTTATGAGAAGACTCTGGTGATGGAACAACGGTCGCAGATGCTTAAACAGATCAACCTGACCAAGACCGAGCGTGAGAGAGAG ATCCAGAGCATCACTGATTCATCCCGCGGGTCTATCCGCCGTAAGAATCCGGCTGCTGTGACCACCCAGCTGAGTGTGACCGAGGAGCCGCCAGCAGCCAGCACGGAGGAAAAGCCTGAGGAAGAG GTCCAGCTCATCCACGACAACACCAACCCAGCCAGCCCCGCAACCCCAGCCACCCCAGTGACCCCTGGAGAGGGGGCTAAGAGCCCCGGAGAGCAGGTCCAGATGACCTGGACCGAGAAGCTTGACGGGGAGCCTGCCAAGCCACCGGGCGCAGCCACACCCGAGGGCATCAAAGACATCTTCAACATGAAGCC